One window of Amaranthus tricolor cultivar Red isolate AtriRed21 chromosome 13, ASM2621246v1, whole genome shotgun sequence genomic DNA carries:
- the LOC130798238 gene encoding zinc finger protein VAR3, chloroplastic has protein sequence MIIRAPLLHSPLSSLSILRFSAKPKPPFPHTLPLRLYASSLNASAETKYETPNTNHHPWPEWVTFIDRLKSHGYFPQSADCQISYGEITLLKDPCLSFARDRYDLFRSFSKEDIQCLVKGGCPKIQRKIINSAKRLRVYVGLEEKSVCDICSLQGSCDRAYLMLGDSEGGARMVDLMRLLLAYALDPMLISGAESALSAPSIMQAVSASRRVLSLLINLTEASIGLAPLKSSEKLDHKKEQSAHHINASVPRDVQMNKRDWNCLKCGFVNFQRNSHCRKCNEQNPKWVNVDVEMKKGDWKCIQCGIVNFASRRNCFRCKDPRPPRELNPGEWECTKCDFLNFRRNVTCLKCGGERHKEAVSQDKIANRLT, from the exons ATGATAATCCGAGCTCCATTGTTGCACTCACCTCTTTCGTCTCTCTCCATTCTTCGTTTTTCAGCAAAACCTAAGCCGCCATTTCCTCATACCTTACCCTTGCGACTCTACGCTTCATCACTCAATGCTTCAGCAGAAACAAAGTATGAAACTCCTAATACCAATCATCATCCATGGCCAGAATGGGTGACCTTCATTGACCGTTTGAAATCTCATGGTTATTTCCCTCAATCTGCCGATTGTCAAATTAGTTATGGCGAAATTACGCTCTTGAAGGACCCTTGTCTCAGCTTTGCTCGCGACCGCTACGACCTTTTcag GTCATTTTCAAAAGAGGATATTCAGTGTTTGGTAAAGGGTGGATGTCCTAAGATTCAAcgcaaaataattaattcagcTAAACGACTGAGAGTCTATGTGGGATTAGAGGAGAAAAGT GTATGTGACATTTGTAGTCTTCAAGGATCTTGTGACCGAGCTTATTTGATGCTTGGGGATTCTGAAGGAGGTGCCAGAATGGTGGACCTTATGCGTCTCTTGTTGGCATATGCACTAGACCCAATGCTTATATCTGGAGCAGAGAGTGCACTGAGTGCTCCTAGCATTATGCAGGCTGTATCAGCTTCAAGGAGAGTTTTGAGTTTGTTGATTAACTTGACTGAAGCATCTATAGGTCTTGCTCCTCTCAAGTCTTCTGAAAAGCTTGATCATAAGAAGGAACAATCTGCTCATCATATTAATGCTTCAGTGCCTCGTGATGTTCAAATGAATAAAAGAGATTGGAATTGTCTTAA GTGTGGTTTCGTGAATTTTCAAAGAAACTCTCACTGCCGAAAGTGCAACGAGCAGAACCCCAAGTGGGTTAATGTCGATGTTGAGATGAAGAAAGGTGATTGGAAGTGCATCCA GTGTGGAATCGTAAACTTTGCTAGCAGAAGGAATTGTTTTCGTTGCAAAGATCCACGACCACCAAGGGAACTCAATCCCGGGGAATGGGAGTGCACCAA GTGTGATTTCTTGAACTTTAGAAGAAACGTTACCTGCCTCAAGTGCGGTGGTGAGCGTCACAAAGAGGCTGTGTCGCAGGACAAGATTGCGAACAGGCTTACTTAA
- the LOC130797654 gene encoding uncharacterized protein LOC130797654 yields the protein MGKARKFNLNIEASMEFLKQVAIDKPFYLLLVPLISALWVFEKWVFSVSSWVPLVIAVWAALQYGSHQRKILAEDLDRKWKRAILNSSPMTAVEHCEWLNKLLLEVWPNYIHSKLSSRFSYVVERRLKYRKPKLVERFELEEFSLGSSPPCLGLQGMHWSTIGDQKILHTSFVWDTEEMSIMLLAKLAKPLYGAARIVINHLYIKGDLQLTPVLDGRAILFSFLSVPEVRLGISLGSGGSQLPGMELPVVSSWLVKLLTDTLVKTLVEPRRRCFALSAAQTGKFAVGGILYVTVVGACQISRNGVKGSPTKSQVDLNQASEEYLFKDLKTFVEVELEEITRRTDAKPGSSPQWGSAFNMVLHDNAGVVRFRLYQCSPGSVKFDHLATCEIKMRYCDDGSTIYWAIGPDAGVIAKRAECCGKEIEMTVPFEAVDSGELMVRLVLREWQFSDGTHSFGLHFGARPSLSGLSNSKTGRKLKVTVKDAKDLSGKEKSGNTYVKLHYGKVVQKTKAVPHTSNPVWDQKFEFDEIAGGEYLKLKCFDEDIFGDELIGSATVNLEGLDEDSVRDVPVPLEKVSSGEVRLEIVAVRQGSNGSAGSGWIELVLIEAKDLVAADIRGTSDPYVKLLYGNETRRTKVVFKTLNPKWNQVFEFPDDGSSLELQVRDHNAILSSSSIGNCVVEYQRLPPNEVFQKWIPLQGVKKGEIHVQVTRKVPDLQKRSSLDSDSASNKAHTIADEMKLLLNELQSSVGINDLEELSSTLSDLQSLEDSQEQYMLQLETERMLLLNKINDLGQELLNSSPNLSRRISY from the exons ATGGGTAAAGCAAGAAAGTTCAATTTGAATATTGAAGCTTCAATGGAGTTTTTAAAGCAGGTAGCCATTGATAAACCTTTTTACTTGCTTCTGGTGCCTTTGATTTCTGCTCTTTGGGTTTTTGAGAAATGGGTTTTTTCTGTTTCGTCATGGGTCCCTCTTGTCATCGCTGTTTGGGCTGCTCTTCAG TATGGGAGCCATCAGCGCAAAATCCTTGCTGAAGACTTGGACAGAAAATGGAAGCGAGCTATCTTAAATTCCTCG CCAATGACTGCTGTGGAGCACTGTGAGTGGCTCAACAAGTTATTGCTTGAAGTTTGGCCTAACTACATTCACTCTAAGCTGTCATCAAGGTTTTCTTATGTAGTTGAG AGACGCTTGAAGTACCGGAAACCAAAGCTTGTG GAAAGATTTGAACTTGAAGAGTTTTCTCTTGGTTCTTCTCCTCCTTGTTTGGGTCTTCAGGGAATGCATTGGTCAACTATTGGAGATCAG AAGATATTGCATACAAGCTTTGTCTGGGATACTGAAGAAATGAGCATTATGCTGCTTGCTAAGCTAGCCAAGCCACTATATGGAGCTGCTCGTATTGTTATAAACCACCTCTACATAAAGGGTGAT CTGCAATTGACGCCTGTGCTGGATGGAAGAGCAATTCTTTTCTCCTTTTTATCTGTTCCAGAGGTGAGGCTTGGAATTTCCCTGGGCAGTGGTGGAAGTCAACTCCCCGGAATGGAGCTGCCCGTTGTTTCTTCATGGCTG GTAAAGTTATTGACTGACACCTTAGTAAAGACTCTGGTTGAACCTCGGCGTCGTTGTTTTGCTCTATCAGCTGCACAAACGGGAAAATTTGCAGTTGGTGGCATACTATATGTCACTGTAGTTGGTGCATGCCAAATTTCTAGAAATGGAGTTAAAGGAAGCCCTACCAAAAGTCAAGTTGATCTGAATCAAGCCTCAGAAGAGTACCTTTTTAAGGATCTAAAGACATTTGTGGAGGtagaacttgaagagattacCAGGAGAACAGATGCAAAACCAGGCTCTAGTCCACAATGGGGTTCCGCATTTAACATGGTTCTACATGATAATGCAGGAGTTGTTCGGTTCCGTCTTTATCAATGTTCTCCTGGTAGTGTGAAGTTTGATCACCTCGCAACTTGTGAAATTAAG ATGAGATACTGTGATGATGGTTCCACTATATATTGGGCAATCGGACCTGATGCAGGAGTCATAGCCAAGCGTGCTGAGTGTTgcggaaaagaaattgaaatgacTGTTCCATTTGAGGCAGTAGATTCAGGGGAG tTGATGGTGAGACTTGTACTTAGAGAATGGCAATTTTCGGATGGTACACATAGTTTTGGTTTACATTTTGGTGCTCGTCCATCGTTATCTGGATTGTCAAACTCAAAGACTGGAAGAAAACTTAAAGTTACTGTTAAGGATGCTAAAGATCTTTCTGGAAAAGAAAAATCCGGAAACACATACGTTAAGCTGCATTATGGAAAG GTTGTCCAGAAAACAAAAGCTGTGCCACATACCTCAAATCCTGTATGGGATcagaaatttgaatttgatgagATTGCGGGGGGTGAATATCTCAAGTTGAAATGTTTTGATGAAGATATATTTGGAGATGAGCTCATTGGTAGTGCAACTGTAAATTTAGAAGGATTGGATGAGGATTCAGTTAGGGATGTCCCTGTTCCCCTTGAAAAAGTTAGTTCTGGGGAAGTAAGGCTTGAAATTGTAGCTGTTAGACAG GGTTCCAATGGTAGTGCTGGCTCTGGATGGATTGAGCTTGTTCTCATTGAAGCCAAAGATCTAGTCGCAGCAGATATCAGGGGAACGAGTGACCCATATGTGAAACTCCTGTACGGAAATGAGACTAGAAGAACAAAG GTTGTGTTCAAGACATTAAATCCCAAGTGGAACCAAGTGTTTGAGTTTCCTGATGATGGAAGTTCACTGGAGTTACAAGTTAGAGACCACAATGCTATATTGTCGTCATCAAGTATAGGCAACTGCGTAGTTGAATATCAGAGATTGCCTCCGAACGAAGTATTTCAGAAGTGGATACCTCTGCAAGGAGTCAAGAAGGGCGAGATACATGTACAAGTAACGAGAAAAGTTCCAGATTTGCAAAAGAGGTCCAGTTTAGATTCTGATTCAGCGTCGAACAAAGCTCATACAATCGCAGATGAG ATGAAACTATTGCTAAACGAGCTTCAGTCATCTGTTGGAATCAATGATCTCGAAGAACTATCGAGTACACTAAGTGACCTTCAAAGTCTGGAGGACTCGCAGGAACAGTACATGCTGCAACTCGAGACTGAAAGAATGCTATTACTTAACAAGATTAACGACCTTGGTCAGGAGTTACTGAATTCATCCCCTAACCTCAGCCGGAGGATTTCCTATTAG